A portion of the Flavobacteriales bacterium genome contains these proteins:
- a CDS encoding Omp28 family outer membrane lipoprotein encodes MKKNYYLLLSLFLVSLSFSCDTIENDNFTDPNAGFPWLGKKVLVEDFTGYKCTNCPAASAELYTIEELYPDKVIGIAIHAGSFAQPSGVFETDFRTDEGNEITDFFGPDGFPIGMVDRQGYPENTLLNYTDWASKVLDQLLQVPTVELSITESNNQIEIEARRLSEANNDLKLVVCITEDKIIDKQIDGSDLIEDYEHNHVLRKVVNGTWGSSIELGNTSTSFTFNYTLEDFWVKSNCNVVAFVYDNSNKEVLQVEKIHLYD; translated from the coding sequence ATGAAAAAGAATTATTATTTATTACTAAGCCTATTTCTTGTTAGTTTAAGTTTTTCATGTGACACCATAGAAAATGATAATTTCACTGATCCAAATGCAGGTTTTCCTTGGCTAGGCAAAAAAGTCCTTGTTGAAGATTTTACAGGCTATAAGTGTACCAATTGCCCTGCTGCATCTGCAGAATTATATACTATTGAAGAGCTATATCCTGACAAAGTGATTGGTATTGCTATACATGCTGGTTCTTTTGCACAACCTAGCGGAGTCTTTGAAACTGACTTTAGAACAGACGAAGGAAATGAAATCACTGATTTTTTCGGACCCGATGGCTTCCCTATAGGGATGGTCGATAGACAAGGATACCCTGAAAATACGTTGTTAAACTACACTGATTGGGCAAGTAAGGTTTTAGACCAACTTTTGCAAGTACCTACTGTTGAACTATCAATAACTGAATCAAACAACCAAATCGAAATTGAAGCTAGAAGACTGTCTGAAGCTAATAATGACTTAAAACTAGTAGTTTGTATTACAGAAGATAAAATTATTGACAAACAAATCGATGGTTCTGATTTGATAGAAGACTACGAACATAACCACGTATTAAGAAAGGTAGTTAATGGAACTTGGGGAAGTAGCATAGAGTTAGGCAACACCTCCACCTCTTTTACTTTTAACTATACTTTGGAAGATTTTTGGGTAAAAAGTAACTGTAATGTCGTTGCTTTCGTATACGATAATAGTAACAAAGAAGTGTTACAAGTAGAAAAAATACATTTGTATGATTAA
- a CDS encoding T9SS type A sorting domain-containing protein — MKAYILILSALLFITTESFAQLPDGSIAPDFTTTDVNGNEHRLYDYLDNGYTVILDISATWCGPCWNYHIGGTFEEIWEAHGPAGEPGVSSNTTDDVMILWFEGDGGTALSELENSDFGNWLAPEGNEVFFPISNDDNIASLYQLPYWPVIYTICPNRTLVESGQLTAAAHYNGISNCPTETEGTNAAILNINTDILPDGCEASASGNFSVVVQNMGTENLTSFTVEVSSNGQSIATEDFSGNLNLFETTTVNFGNITVDGETIDVEITSSDDNDNDNTLTHSVNFSTGQSSQMVTVNLLTDNYGNETYMQITDDNNNVIWFEGNEAVAGNVGTGQLAPEDATNPLGNNQVYEWDVTLPSTGCFKFEITDYYGDGLAASTNTNGGVDGDWSIEDNNGVIIAQQTVQNFENEDDSYFENTEAGTSSIGENEKVSFSIYPNPVNTNATIEVNLSENSNVRLDIVNVLGEVALSESHRMNSGNNSININVSQLTSGIYFAHLTVNGETKTTKITVTK; from the coding sequence ATGAAAGCATATATACTTATTCTATCGGCTTTATTGTTCATTACTACTGAATCTTTTGCTCAATTGCCTGATGGATCAATCGCTCCAGACTTCACAACAACAGATGTGAATGGAAATGAACACAGACTTTATGATTACTTAGATAACGGCTATACTGTTATTTTAGATATCAGCGCTACTTGGTGTGGCCCTTGCTGGAACTATCACATTGGTGGTACTTTCGAAGAAATATGGGAAGCTCATGGTCCTGCAGGTGAGCCAGGTGTTAGCTCTAACACAACTGATGATGTAATGATTCTTTGGTTTGAAGGTGACGGTGGAACTGCTCTCAGTGAATTAGAAAATAGTGATTTTGGAAACTGGTTAGCACCAGAAGGAAATGAAGTGTTTTTCCCTATCAGCAATGACGACAATATTGCTAGCTTATATCAACTTCCTTATTGGCCAGTAATATATACCATTTGCCCTAACAGAACCCTTGTTGAATCAGGGCAATTGACAGCGGCTGCTCACTACAACGGCATATCAAATTGTCCTACAGAAACTGAAGGTACTAACGCTGCCATATTAAATATTAATACTGATATCCTTCCTGACGGTTGCGAAGCTAGTGCCTCAGGAAATTTCTCAGTTGTTGTTCAAAATATGGGTACTGAAAACCTAACTTCATTTACTGTTGAAGTAAGTTCTAACGGACAAAGTATCGCTACCGAAGATTTTAGTGGAAATCTAAATCTTTTCGAAACAACTACTGTCAACTTCGGAAATATCACAGTTGATGGAGAAACAATAGACGTTGAAATTACATCATCTGATGATAATGATAATGACAATACCCTAACACATTCTGTTAATTTTTCAACGGGTCAATCCTCTCAAATGGTTACTGTAAATCTACTAACAGACAATTATGGAAACGAAACCTACATGCAGATAACTGATGATAATAATAATGTTATATGGTTTGAAGGTAATGAAGCTGTTGCCGGAAATGTAGGAACAGGACAGTTAGCACCTGAAGATGCTACTAATCCATTAGGAAATAACCAAGTTTATGAATGGGATGTAACACTTCCATCTACAGGCTGTTTCAAATTTGAGATTACCGATTACTATGGTGATGGACTAGCTGCTTCAACTAACACTAATGGTGGTGTTGATGGAGATTGGTCTATTGAAGATAACAATGGAGTTATTATTGCTCAACAAACAGTTCAAAATTTCGAAAATGAAGACGATTCATATTTTGAAAACACTGAAGCTGGAACATCTTCAATTGGTGAAAATGAAAAAGTTAGTTTTTCTATCTATCCAAACCCTGTAAATACAAACGCTACCATAGAAGTTAATCTTTCTGAAAATTCTAATGTTAGATTAGATATCGTAAACGTTTTAGGGGAAGTAGCTCTTTCAGAATCACACCGTATGAATTCTGGCAATAATTCTATCAACATAAACGTTAGTCAACTAACTAGTGGTATTTACTTTGCTCACCTTACTGTAAATGGTGAAACAAAGACAACTAAAATCACAGTTACTAAATAG
- the queG gene encoding tRNA epoxyqueuosine(34) reductase QueG — protein MDSSNKSYKSLIKNEALRLGFSHCGFSKADFLEDEAPRLEKWLNEKKHGEMGYMANHFDKRLDPRLLVDDAKTVVSLLLNYYTEEAQNSDAPKLSKYAYGEDYHFVIKDKLKDLLRFIQEEIGEVNGRVFVDSAPVMDKAWAKRSGLGWIGKNTNLINKQQGSFFFIAELIIDLEVEPDLAVLDHCGTCTACIDACPTQAIIAPYQVDGSKCISYFTIELKESIPGEMKGKMDDWMFGCDVCQDVCPWNRFSTPHNEQRFEPHSDLLEMNKRDWQELTEDTFRKVFKNSAVKRTKFTGLQRNIDFLK, from the coding sequence GTGGACTCTTCGAATAAATCTTATAAATCACTCATTAAAAATGAAGCTCTACGCTTGGGGTTTTCCCATTGCGGTTTTTCTAAAGCCGACTTTTTAGAAGATGAAGCACCTCGATTAGAAAAGTGGCTTAATGAAAAGAAACATGGTGAAATGGGCTATATGGCCAATCACTTCGACAAGCGTTTAGATCCTCGTTTGTTGGTAGATGATGCTAAAACGGTTGTCTCACTTTTATTGAATTATTATACCGAAGAAGCTCAAAATTCGGATGCTCCTAAGCTATCAAAGTACGCCTATGGAGAAGACTATCATTTTGTGATAAAAGATAAGCTGAAGGATTTGTTACGTTTCATTCAAGAAGAAATTGGAGAAGTCAACGGAAGAGTATTTGTAGATAGTGCTCCTGTAATGGATAAGGCATGGGCTAAGCGTAGTGGGTTAGGGTGGATAGGTAAAAACACCAATTTGATTAATAAGCAGCAGGGTTCGTTTTTCTTCATTGCCGAGTTGATTATCGATTTAGAAGTAGAGCCAGACTTAGCAGTTCTCGATCATTGTGGTACATGTACGGCATGTATTGATGCCTGTCCTACTCAAGCCATTATTGCGCCCTATCAAGTCGATGGGAGCAAATGCATATCTTACTTTACTATAGAGTTAAAAGAGTCTATTCCGGGCGAGATGAAAGGAAAAATGGACGATTGGATGTTTGGCTGTGATGTTTGTCAAGATGTTTGTCCTTGGAATCGTTTTTCCACACCACATAACGAGCAACGCTTTGAACCACATAGCGATTTATTAGAGATGAATAAACGAGATTGGCAAGAGCTTACTGAAGATACGTTCAGAAAAGTATTTAAGAATTCAGCAGTTAAGCGGACTAAGTTTACAGGCTTACAACGAAATATAGATTTTCTTAAATAG
- a CDS encoding DUF6029 family protein, with translation MRTLTLIIVCGFIPFLNWAQDNQNGSIQGDFNFSAQSYSEDPAINAQKVDETMLMNAYSNIRFNKGNFTTGVRFESYLNVLQGFDSRFDGNGIPYRFAQYNVNGLDITVGNFYEQFGNGLIFRSYEEKTLGIDNAMDGVRLKYSPLKGLSLKGFVATQRLFWEQGPGIIRGIDAELNLNDALPSLENSKTNAILGGSFVSRFEEDNNPVYNLPENVAAYAVRTTINRGKISFNSEYAYKYNDPAGSVTYNNYAPGSALMTNLSYSERGLGIILEAHRVDNMDYRSKRGGTGKELTLNYIPAISKQHAYTLAAFYPFATQPMGELGFQGEINYTFKKKTKIGGKYSTQIAFNYSRINGLNGGPSELTLNRDHNPKFFSVINEELYFRDFNFDIKKKISKKVKLMANYLDIIYNKDVIQGKNIGKNIHARVGILEMNYKMKPKHTIRGEFQYLSVDKSEEYYKDQGDWVMGLVEYTFSPHWFFAFVDQYNGGYTSEGKTYEAVHYLNISCGYTKGTNRFELGYGKVREGIFCVGGVCRNVPSSNGFTLNITSSF, from the coding sequence ATGAGAACATTAACTCTAATTATTGTCTGTGGTTTTATTCCTTTTCTCAATTGGGCGCAAGACAATCAAAATGGTAGCATTCAAGGTGATTTTAACTTTAGTGCCCAAAGCTATTCAGAAGACCCTGCAATAAATGCCCAAAAAGTGGATGAAACTATGCTAATGAATGCGTATTCCAACATACGGTTCAACAAAGGCAACTTCACTACTGGTGTTCGCTTCGAAAGTTACTTAAACGTCCTTCAAGGGTTTGACTCTCGCTTCGATGGCAATGGCATTCCTTATCGATTTGCACAATACAATGTCAACGGACTAGATATTACTGTAGGTAATTTCTACGAGCAATTTGGCAATGGTCTCATATTTAGAAGTTATGAGGAGAAAACGCTAGGCATCGACAATGCAATGGATGGTGTACGTCTGAAATACAGCCCATTAAAAGGATTATCACTAAAAGGTTTTGTAGCTACTCAACGCTTATTTTGGGAACAAGGACCAGGCATTATCAGAGGCATAGATGCTGAGTTAAATCTAAACGATGCCTTACCGTCATTAGAAAATAGCAAGACTAATGCAATACTTGGAGGTAGCTTTGTCAGCCGTTTTGAAGAAGACAACAACCCTGTATATAACCTTCCCGAAAATGTAGCGGCTTATGCTGTTCGTACAACAATAAACAGAGGAAAGATTTCATTTAACTCAGAATACGCCTATAAATATAATGACCCTGCAGGAAGTGTTACATACAATAATTATGCGCCAGGAAGTGCTTTAATGACCAACCTCAGCTATTCTGAAAGAGGATTAGGAATTATTTTAGAAGCACACCGAGTAGATAATATGGATTACCGTTCCAAAAGAGGGGGAACAGGAAAAGAATTGACACTAAACTATATTCCCGCCATTAGTAAACAACACGCTTACACTTTGGCTGCTTTTTATCCATTTGCTACTCAGCCAATGGGAGAATTAGGCTTTCAAGGAGAAATCAATTACACCTTCAAAAAGAAAACTAAAATTGGCGGAAAATACAGCACTCAAATCGCTTTTAATTACTCTAGGATTAACGGCTTAAATGGAGGCCCATCTGAGTTAACCCTCAATAGAGATCATAACCCAAAGTTTTTTAGCGTTATTAATGAAGAGCTATACTTCAGAGATTTCAACTTTGATATAAAAAAGAAAATCAGTAAAAAAGTCAAACTGATGGCCAACTACTTAGATATCATCTACAACAAAGATGTTATTCAAGGTAAAAATATTGGCAAAAATATTCACGCAAGGGTTGGTATTCTGGAAATGAATTACAAAATGAAACCTAAACATACTATTAGAGGTGAATTTCAATACTTATCGGTTGATAAAAGTGAAGAATACTACAAAGACCAAGGCGATTGGGTGATGGGTTTAGTGGAATACACATTTTCTCCCCACTGGTTTTTTGCTTTCGTTGACCAATATAATGGCGGATATACTAGTGAAGGAAAAACATATGAAGCAGTACACTATTTAAACATTAGCTGTGGTTATACCAAAGGAACAAATCGTTTTGAGCTAGGATATGGTAAGGTTAGAGAAGGCATATTCTGTGTTGGTGGTGTATGTAGAAATGTACCTTCTTCGAATGGTTTTACTCTTAATATAACTTCAAGCTTTTAA
- a CDS encoding UbiX family flavin prenyltransferase yields the protein MSKKQKIVVSVSGASGAIYAKVLFDKLQQLHNQVEDVGILMSDNAKYVWKTELGNTDYKDLPFTFYKPQDFTAPFASGSARYETMIICPCSMGTLGRIAQGISNDLTTRAADVILKERRKLILVARDTPFNLIHINNMKTITEAGGIICPATPSFYSNPSTFEELAATVVDRVIALAGLEQNSYQWGQ from the coding sequence ATGAGTAAGAAACAAAAAATAGTCGTTTCGGTAAGTGGTGCTAGTGGTGCTATCTATGCCAAAGTGTTGTTTGATAAACTACAACAGCTACATAATCAAGTTGAAGACGTAGGTATTTTGATGTCTGACAATGCAAAATACGTTTGGAAAACAGAATTAGGTAATACCGATTACAAAGATTTACCATTTACGTTCTACAAACCTCAAGACTTCACGGCACCCTTTGCCTCTGGATCGGCACGTTACGAAACAATGATTATTTGTCCTTGTTCAATGGGTACATTAGGGCGTATCGCTCAAGGAATATCCAACGACTTAACCACTCGGGCTGCCGATGTAATCCTTAAAGAAAGAAGAAAGCTTATTCTAGTAGCAAGAGACACACCGTTTAATCTGATTCATATTAACAATATGAAAACCATTACTGAAGCAGGTGGTATCATTTGTCCAGCTACACCATCTTTCTATAGTAATCCATCTACTTTTGAGGAACTTGCCGCTACAGTGGTCGATAGAGTTATTGCCCTAGCAGGATTAGAGCAAAATTCTTACCAATGGGGGCAATAA
- a CDS encoding TlpA disulfide reductase family protein, producing the protein MKKFLIFTALLSFSLISFSQNRALPKIDLKTLDNNTINTSDFDNDGKPIVISFWATWCKPCVKELSNIAEIYEDWQDETGVKIIAISIDDARNMSKVKPKVNAEMWDYEVYIDPNGDLKRAMGVGSVPHTFLLNENKEIVWQHTGYKDGDEYDLYEEIEAISK; encoded by the coding sequence ATGAAAAAATTCTTGATTTTCACCGCCTTATTATCATTCAGTCTAATCTCTTTTTCTCAAAATAGAGCATTACCTAAAATAGATTTAAAAACATTAGATAATAACACCATTAACACCTCTGATTTTGATAACGATGGCAAACCCATTGTCATTAGTTTTTGGGCAACGTGGTGCAAGCCTTGTGTCAAAGAATTATCAAACATTGCCGAAATCTATGAAGATTGGCAAGATGAAACAGGAGTAAAAATTATCGCTATATCTATTGACGACGCAAGAAATATGAGTAAAGTAAAGCCTAAGGTAAATGCCGAAATGTGGGATTATGAAGTTTATATTGACCCGAACGGAGACCTCAAAAGAGCGATGGGCGTTGGCTCAGTACCTCATACATTTTTATTAAACGAAAATAAAGAAATCGTTTGGCAACACACAGGCTATAAAGATGGTGATGAATACGATTTGTATGAAGAAATTGAAGCAATATCAAAATAA